The genomic interval CGTATATTGATAGTTAGCAAACTATGAATATCCTTGGTTCCCTTCATGTCCCTTGATCTCCTGCGCCTGCAAGTCAGCAGTGGCTTGGTGGTAGCCGCCCGTCATTGGCGGCGTATCTGCCATACCGCCCTGACCGGTTACGGTATTTCCGAGGCCTGCGCTGCGCCGCTGCTGATGATCGTGCGCCTGGGCGACGGTGTGCACCAGGTGGCGGTGGCCCAGGCCGCCGGCCTGGAAAGCCCATCGCTGGTGCGCCTGCTCGACCAACTGTGCAAGGCCGGCCTGGTGTGCCGCAGCGAGGACCCACTCGACCGCCGCGCCAAGGCCCTGAGCCTGACCGCCGAAGGCCGTGCCCTGGCCGAAGCCATCGAAGCTGAACTGGTGCGCCTGCGCCGCGATGTGCTCAACGGTATCGACCAGGCCGACCTGGACGCCACCTTGCGCGTGCTGCGCGCCTTCGAAGCTGCCGGCCTGGGCAGTACGGGCGGGGTGGCATGAACGGCTTCTTCAGTTCGGTACCCC from Pseudomonas fortuita carries:
- a CDS encoding MarR family winged helix-turn-helix transcriptional regulator, which encodes MSLDLLRLQVSSGLVVAARHWRRICHTALTGYGISEACAAPLLMIVRLGDGVHQVAVAQAAGLESPSLVRLLDQLCKAGLVCRSEDPLDRRAKALSLTAEGRALAEAIEAELVRLRRDVLNGIDQADLDATLRVLRAFEAAGLGSTGGVA